In Stieleria varia, one genomic interval encodes:
- a CDS encoding heme NO-binding domain-containing protein, which translates to MKGIVFTELIEMVEADLGIEIADRMIQSADTQNDGAYTAVGTYDHAELIRLVIALSQETGVPVPDLVRAFGRHLFSRFNTLYPQFFQGVESALDFLPLIETYIHVEVRKLYPDAELPSFECEKTSDGVLTMTYQSSRPFADLAEGLILACVDHFDDVVAVRRTELGKMDGTHACFTLTPTAVPKELGTATPCPI; encoded by the coding sequence ATGAAAGGCATTGTGTTTACCGAACTGATCGAGATGGTCGAAGCAGATCTCGGAATCGAGATCGCTGATCGCATGATCCAATCAGCCGACACACAGAACGACGGCGCATACACCGCTGTGGGAACCTATGATCACGCCGAACTGATTCGCCTGGTGATCGCGCTCTCTCAAGAGACAGGAGTGCCTGTTCCGGATCTCGTGCGTGCCTTTGGACGACACCTATTCTCTCGTTTTAATACGCTCTACCCACAATTCTTTCAAGGAGTTGAATCTGCCTTAGATTTCCTGCCGCTGATCGAAACCTACATCCACGTCGAAGTGCGCAAGCTTTACCCGGACGCCGAACTGCCTTCGTTCGAATGTGAGAAAACCAGCGATGGCGTACTGACGATGACCTATCAATCCAGTCGTCCTTTCGCGGACCTCGCCGAAGGCTTGATTCTTGCTTGTGTGGACCATTTCGATGACGTCGTTGCCGTACGTCGCACGGAGCTAGGAAAGATGGACGGTACACACGCTTGCTTTACACTGACTCCGACTGCAGTTCCCAAGGAACTCGGGACGGCGACGCCGTGTCCGATCTAG
- a CDS encoding hybrid sensor histidine kinase/response regulator has protein sequence MHVLLIEHDPTSIELWSQRLQPLDVALTTASSLESACIQVDQIHFALVLCCIPVEQPGPLADSQDNMNPLVQKIRTRSVYTVSVVDRLNHPMIRSAFSSGFEDCLHEDCSAEELRAKVDHARKLKQAEERLAQAQKLESIGELAAGIAHEINTPIQYVGDNTRFVQSACNDLIAILATCEQLVATAQKEGHCLQDLDDAAGQLHAAMQAADTEYLVDEIPAAIDQTLDGVTRVSNIVRAMKEFAHPGATEMTLTDLSKSIENTVMVARNEWKYVADMVTHFSPDLPAVPCLPGEFNQVLLNLIVNAAHAIGDSLGDSPEKKGTITVETRLAKPFAEVRISDTGCGIPPENIARIFTPFFTTKAAGKGTGQGLAIAHSVVVEKHNGTINVESQPGRGTTFVIRLPLEQSTKQTIAKSAQATPEKSTQSWVH, from the coding sequence ATGCATGTCCTACTGATTGAACACGATCCCACCTCGATTGAACTCTGGAGCCAACGCCTGCAACCACTCGACGTTGCCCTCACAACGGCTTCGTCGCTGGAGTCCGCATGCATCCAAGTCGATCAGATTCACTTTGCACTCGTGCTCTGCTGCATCCCCGTCGAGCAACCGGGTCCATTGGCCGATTCACAGGACAACATGAACCCGCTCGTCCAAAAAATACGAACTCGCAGTGTCTACACCGTCAGTGTCGTTGACCGACTGAATCATCCGATGATTCGCTCCGCATTCTCCTCAGGATTCGAAGACTGCCTGCACGAAGACTGCTCAGCGGAAGAACTACGCGCCAAAGTCGACCACGCCCGAAAACTCAAGCAAGCAGAAGAACGACTGGCCCAGGCACAAAAACTCGAATCGATCGGTGAACTAGCAGCCGGCATCGCTCATGAAATCAATACCCCCATTCAATACGTCGGCGACAATACACGTTTCGTTCAATCAGCGTGCAACGATCTGATCGCAATCCTCGCAACGTGCGAACAACTGGTTGCCACGGCGCAAAAGGAAGGGCATTGCCTGCAGGATCTCGACGACGCAGCCGGACAATTGCACGCCGCGATGCAAGCAGCCGATACAGAATACTTGGTCGATGAAATCCCCGCAGCAATCGACCAGACCCTCGACGGCGTCACTCGCGTCTCCAATATCGTTCGTGCAATGAAAGAGTTTGCGCACCCGGGGGCAACCGAAATGACTCTCACGGATCTTTCAAAATCCATTGAGAACACGGTCATGGTTGCAAGAAACGAATGGAAATATGTCGCCGATATGGTGACCCACTTCTCCCCAGACTTGCCGGCAGTCCCCTGCTTGCCCGGGGAGTTCAATCAAGTCCTGCTGAATCTCATCGTCAACGCGGCTCACGCCATCGGAGATTCACTCGGTGACTCTCCAGAGAAGAAAGGAACGATCACGGTCGAGACCCGACTGGCAAAGCCATTCGCAGAAGTCCGAATCTCAGACACGGGCTGTGGTATCCCACCAGAAAACATCGCGAGAATATTCACGCCGTTCTTCACGACCAAAGCCGCCGGCAAAGGGACCGGACAAGGGCTCGCAATCGCACATTCGGTGGTGGTCGAGAAACACAACGGAACGATCAACGTGGAAAGCCAACCAGGCCGTGGCACCACCTTTGTGATCCGTTTGCCGTTGGAACAATCCACAAAGCAAACCATCGCTAAATCGGCTCAAGCGACTCCAGAAAAATCAACCCAATCATGGGTCCACTAG
- a CDS encoding PAS domain-containing sensor histidine kinase — MSDLELLRRRFDRERAARKEAESLLEKKSAEVYQANQQLLELAQRTKAIVDTAAEGIVTYNREGVIQSCNRSAERIFDRDSACGANIRELFAAPENAEPILFLIPDACPSIFPDGSATREPVELVAQRHNHEPFACEISVGRTHHTPNLGNPSLGNPVTYTALIRDLSKRKLLEANLQQARKMESIGQLAAGIAHEINTPIQFVSSNLQFLHDAFNDVGELLDLFDELVTAVKNNATTDGLIKQINDRSELVDLPFLREELPDAIAQSLDGIERVAGIVKTMKEFSQSSSGCRTPVDINQSIEKALAVAANQYSDVAKICTELQSDLDKAPCMEDQFMQVILIVLANAADAISEHCEPGKGTILIGTEQIADRIQIRITDNGCGIKPEVQERIFDPFFTTKEVGKGSGQGLAFAYDVIVNKHNGTIAVESTESGCTTILISLPLSHTTILTESQECMSY, encoded by the coding sequence GTGTCCGATCTAGAACTTCTCCGCCGCCGATTCGATCGCGAACGTGCAGCGAGAAAAGAAGCCGAATCGTTGTTGGAAAAGAAATCAGCTGAAGTCTACCAGGCCAATCAACAATTACTTGAACTGGCCCAGCGGACAAAAGCAATTGTTGACACTGCCGCTGAAGGCATCGTGACTTACAACCGTGAGGGAGTCATTCAATCATGCAATCGCTCGGCAGAACGAATCTTTGACCGCGATTCGGCATGTGGGGCAAATATCCGAGAGTTGTTCGCGGCACCGGAGAACGCCGAACCCATTCTATTCCTCATCCCAGATGCTTGTCCCAGTATCTTCCCAGACGGTTCTGCAACGAGAGAACCTGTGGAACTGGTCGCTCAGCGACACAATCACGAACCATTTGCCTGTGAGATTTCGGTTGGCCGGACTCACCATACCCCCAATCTCGGAAACCCCAGTCTCGGAAACCCCGTCACCTACACCGCCCTCATCCGTGACCTTTCCAAACGCAAGTTGTTGGAAGCAAACCTGCAGCAAGCGAGAAAGATGGAGTCGATCGGGCAACTCGCTGCGGGAATCGCACACGAAATCAACACCCCCATTCAGTTTGTCAGCAGCAACCTTCAGTTCCTTCACGATGCTTTTAACGACGTTGGCGAACTGTTGGATTTGTTTGACGAGCTCGTCACCGCTGTCAAGAACAACGCCACGACTGACGGGTTGATCAAACAAATCAATGACCGAAGCGAACTCGTGGATCTGCCCTTCCTGCGTGAAGAGTTGCCTGATGCGATCGCCCAATCATTGGACGGCATCGAACGCGTCGCTGGTATCGTCAAAACAATGAAAGAATTCTCACAGTCGTCCAGCGGGTGTCGCACACCAGTCGACATCAATCAGTCCATCGAGAAAGCCCTGGCTGTTGCCGCCAATCAGTATTCAGATGTCGCCAAAATCTGCACCGAATTACAGTCAGACCTGGACAAAGCCCCATGCATGGAAGACCAATTCATGCAGGTGATTCTGATCGTCCTGGCAAACGCCGCTGACGCGATTTCCGAACACTGCGAACCCGGTAAAGGAACCATCCTGATTGGTACCGAGCAAATAGCGGACCGCATCCAAATCCGAATCACCGACAACGGTTGCGGTATCAAACCAGAGGTTCAAGAGCGAATCTTCGACCCCTTTTTCACCACCAAGGAAGTAGGCAAAGGTAGCGGGCAAGGCTTGGCGTTCGCTTACGACGTGATTGTCAACAAGCACAACGGCACCATCGCTGTCGAGTCTACCGAATCTGGATGCACGACCATCCTCATTTCGCTGCCCCTCTCTCACACGACGATCTTAACCGAGTCTCAAGAATGCATGTCCTACTGA